A stretch of the Azorhizobium caulinodans ORS 571 genome encodes the following:
- a CDS encoding glycosyltransferase family 4 protein encodes MSAFDQQEEIARLRAIVADYERKSHRSKWLIRQLIKKIRNAPRDFVMRMKNSRRKRRERAALARAVRVHIAPAVQEIDPSVSTAVTLAPPPPASACAEPRPMFFHVAPGEVADLISILERDQASSLALAHMDRFCGSREMAALVAEAAAIDPEVGSLTGHEMGYLTPFQDTEYRAVRQAMDKIPGGEFDAVVLVPFGKLGGADLVGGVLATALAGLGRTLILRTDLPDWDRPDWYPPEAPAIDISGDLAMIHRRTRALYVILQQIAPRRIFNVNSRLAFDMMVEYGARLAVTSKLYSYYFCADRDPHGNEVGYPIWYFANILPHLQTAIFDTEYLVKVLTDRYELPAEMRARMRTVYTPARMPVRESVVEKQIASSVTRERPRILWGGRLDRQKRFDLVIELAQVMPDVQFDCWGKAVLDAPPDLSSLPKNMNMHPPFADYDELPLADADGWLYTAEWDGLPTILIELGTIGMPIVASAVGGVPELIDDTTGWLVSPSEGVAGYERAIRQMLADADGRRARTAALQARVAERHAPATYLRAIEEI; translated from the coding sequence ATGTCCGCTTTCGATCAGCAGGAGGAAATCGCGAGGCTGCGCGCGATCGTCGCTGATTACGAGCGGAAAAGTCATCGTTCAAAGTGGCTCATCCGGCAACTGATCAAGAAGATAAGAAATGCCCCCCGCGACTTCGTGATGCGGATGAAGAATTCCCGCCGGAAGCGCCGGGAGCGGGCAGCACTGGCCCGGGCCGTGCGGGTCCATATTGCGCCGGCCGTGCAGGAGATTGATCCCTCGGTTTCGACTGCGGTCACGCTCGCGCCTCCGCCCCCGGCATCCGCGTGCGCCGAGCCCCGTCCGATGTTTTTCCACGTGGCGCCGGGAGAGGTGGCGGACCTGATCTCCATCCTTGAGCGGGATCAGGCGAGCAGCCTTGCGCTTGCGCATATGGATCGCTTCTGCGGATCCCGCGAAATGGCCGCGCTGGTCGCCGAGGCTGCGGCCATCGACCCGGAAGTGGGATCCCTGACCGGGCACGAGATGGGCTATCTGACGCCTTTCCAGGACACGGAATACCGTGCGGTGCGCCAGGCCATGGACAAGATACCCGGTGGCGAGTTCGACGCCGTGGTTCTGGTGCCTTTCGGCAAGCTCGGTGGTGCCGATCTCGTGGGCGGTGTGCTCGCAACGGCCCTGGCGGGCCTCGGCCGCACATTGATCCTGCGCACCGACCTGCCCGATTGGGACCGGCCCGACTGGTATCCGCCGGAGGCGCCTGCGATCGACATTTCCGGTGATCTGGCGATGATCCATCGTCGAACCCGGGCGCTTTATGTCATCCTCCAGCAGATCGCCCCGCGGCGCATCTTCAACGTCAACAGCCGTCTGGCGTTCGACATGATGGTGGAGTATGGCGCGCGCCTTGCCGTGACGTCCAAGCTTTATTCCTATTATTTCTGCGCCGACCGCGATCCGCACGGCAACGAGGTTGGATATCCGATCTGGTATTTTGCGAATATTCTCCCCCATCTCCAAACTGCGATCTTTGACACCGAATATCTGGTGAAGGTTCTGACGGATCGTTACGAGTTGCCTGCGGAAATGCGGGCCCGCATGCGCACGGTCTATACGCCAGCACGGATGCCTGTGCGCGAATCCGTGGTTGAGAAGCAGATCGCGAGCAGCGTCACGCGGGAGCGGCCGCGTATCCTGTGGGGCGGGCGGCTGGATCGTCAGAAGCGGTTCGATCTCGTGATCGAGCTCGCGCAGGTCATGCCCGATGTCCAGTTCGACTGCTGGGGCAAGGCCGTGCTCGATGCACCGCCCGACCTGTCATCCCTGCCCAAGAACATGAACATGCATCCGCCCTTTGCCGATTACGACGAGCTGCCTCTCGCTGACGCGGACGGCTGGCTCTACACGGCCGAATGGGATGGACTACCCACGATCCTGATCGAGCTCGGCACCATCGGCATGCCCATCGTGGCCAGTGCGGTGGGGGGCGTGCCCGAACTGATCGACGACACAACGGGCTGGTTGGTGTCGCCATCTGAGGGCGTCGCGGGATACGAGCGGGCGATCAGGCAGATGCTGGCAGATGCCGACGGGCGCCGGGCGCGCACCGCCGCACTGCAGGCGCGCGTGGCGGAGCGGCATGCGCCCGCCACCTATCTGCGCGCCATCGAGGAGATTTGA
- a CDS encoding ABC transporter permease, producing the protein MLKLIGSRLATAIPSLIGVVIVTFLLTRVLPGDTAAYFAGPAATPQAIAEIRTKLGLDKPLPVQFVDYVSALAKGDLGASLSTGQPVSKEIATRLPASAELTLSGLILALVIAVPFGIAAAVKQGSWIDHACRLITTAGVSLPVFFTGLLLVYLFYFRLGWAPAPLGRLDVFYSAPDTVTGFYLIDSLIARDGDTFRAALAQLVVPALTLAIFALAPIARITRASMLQVLSSEFIRTARAAGLTSKTVIVTYAFRNAMLPVVTTLGMVFSFLLGANVLVEKVFAWPGIGSYAVEALISSDFAPVQGFVLAMAILYVVLNLVIDLAYGIIDPRARSEA; encoded by the coding sequence GTGCTGAAGCTTATTGGCAGCCGTCTCGCCACTGCGATTCCGAGCCTCATCGGCGTCGTCATCGTCACCTTCCTGCTCACCCGCGTGCTGCCGGGCGACACGGCCGCTTATTTCGCAGGCCCCGCGGCGACGCCGCAGGCAATTGCCGAAATCCGCACCAAGCTCGGCCTCGACAAGCCGCTGCCGGTGCAGTTCGTGGACTATGTGTCCGCGCTGGCGAAGGGCGATCTCGGCGCCTCGCTCTCCACCGGCCAGCCGGTGTCGAAGGAGATCGCCACCCGCCTGCCGGCCTCCGCCGAACTCACACTCTCCGGCCTCATCCTCGCGCTCGTCATCGCCGTGCCGTTCGGCATCGCCGCCGCCGTGAAGCAGGGGTCTTGGATCGACCACGCCTGCCGGCTCATCACCACGGCGGGCGTCTCGCTGCCGGTCTTCTTCACCGGCCTGCTGCTGGTCTATCTCTTCTATTTCCGCCTCGGCTGGGCACCGGCGCCGCTCGGGCGGCTCGATGTCTTCTATTCCGCGCCAGACACGGTGACGGGCTTCTATCTCATCGACAGCCTGATCGCCCGCGACGGCGACACCTTCCGCGCCGCGCTGGCCCAACTCGTGGTGCCGGCCCTGACGCTCGCCATCTTCGCGCTCGCGCCCATCGCCCGCATCACGCGCGCCTCCATGCTTCAGGTGCTTTCCTCGGAATTCATCCGCACCGCGCGGGCGGCGGGCCTCACCTCCAAGACGGTGATCGTCACCTATGCCTTCCGCAATGCCATGCTGCCTGTGGTGACGACGCTGGGCATGGTCTTCTCCTTCCTGCTCGGGGCCAATGTGCTGGTGGAGAAGGTGTTCGCCTGGCCGGGCATCGGCTCCTATGCGGTGGAGGCGCTCATCTCCTCCGATTTCGCCCCGGTGCAGGGCTTCGTGCTCGCCATGGCGATCCTCTACGTCGTCCTCAACCTCGTGATCGACCTTGCCTACGGCATCATCGATCCGCGCGCCCGGAGCGAAGCATGA
- a CDS encoding ABC transporter permease — translation MTAISSEPARRRASGGLTATLKHAQYVISDNPVTGLAFFMLLVLVVAALIGPFIVPYDPLASDTVNALKPPTAAHWFGTDQLGRDIFSRVIVATRLDLAIAVFSVALVFAAGGIAGIAAGFFGGWTDRIVGRICDTIMAFPLFVLAMGIVAALGNTVTNIVIATAIINFPLYARVARSEAAIRRQAGFIQAARLTGNSEWRILLTQILPNILPIMMVQMSLTMGYAILNAAGLSFIGLGVRPPTAEWGIMVAEGATFIVSGEWWIALFPGLALMFAVFCFNLLGDGLRDIVDPQRRT, via the coding sequence ATGACCGCCATCTCCTCCGAACCCGCCCGCCGCCGCGCCTCCGGCGGTCTCACGGCGACACTGAAGCACGCCCAGTATGTGATCTCGGACAATCCGGTCACGGGCCTCGCCTTCTTCATGCTGCTGGTGCTTGTTGTGGCGGCGCTGATTGGCCCCTTCATCGTGCCCTATGATCCGCTGGCCTCGGACACGGTGAATGCGCTGAAGCCGCCGACCGCCGCCCACTGGTTCGGCACCGACCAGCTCGGCCGGGACATCTTCTCCCGTGTCATCGTGGCGACGCGGCTCGATCTTGCCATCGCGGTCTTCTCGGTGGCGCTGGTGTTCGCGGCGGGCGGCATCGCCGGTATCGCGGCGGGCTTCTTCGGCGGCTGGACGGACCGGATCGTCGGGCGCATCTGCGACACCATCATGGCCTTCCCGCTGTTCGTGCTGGCTATGGGCATCGTGGCGGCGCTGGGCAATACGGTGACGAACATCGTCATTGCCACCGCCATCATCAATTTCCCGCTCTATGCCCGCGTGGCGCGCTCTGAGGCGGCGATCCGGCGGCAGGCGGGCTTCATCCAGGCGGCCCGCCTCACCGGCAATTCCGAATGGCGCATCCTGCTCACGCAGATCCTGCCCAACATCCTGCCCATCATGATGGTGCAGATGTCGCTCACCATGGGCTACGCCATCCTCAACGCGGCGGGGCTCTCCTTCATCGGCCTCGGCGTGCGCCCGCCCACCGCCGAGTGGGGCATCATGGTGGCCGAGGGCGCGACCTTCATCGTCTCCGGCGAATGGTGGATCGCGCTGTTTCCGGGCCTCGCGCTCATGTTCGCCGTCTTCTGCTTCAACCTGCTGGGCGATGGTCTGCGTGACATCGTCGATCCCCAGCGTCGCACGTGA
- the hpxZ gene encoding oxalurate catabolism protein HpxZ — translation MEINNPAVVAEVEAAFARYEQALVTNDVEVLDELFWDDAHTIRYGGGENLYGIGEIRAFRNARSPHGLMRTLAGTVITTFGRDFATASTLFSREGMVGKVGRQQQTWVRLPVGWRVVAAHVSVIAEPIA, via the coding sequence TTGGAGATTAACAATCCGGCCGTCGTGGCCGAGGTGGAAGCCGCGTTCGCCCGCTATGAACAGGCGCTGGTCACCAATGATGTGGAGGTGCTCGATGAGCTGTTCTGGGATGACGCCCATACGATCCGTTATGGCGGCGGCGAGAACCTCTACGGCATCGGGGAGATCCGCGCCTTCCGGAACGCCCGTTCCCCTCATGGGCTGATGCGGACATTGGCCGGCACGGTCATCACCACCTTCGGCCGCGACTTTGCCACTGCCTCCACTCTGTTCAGCCGGGAGGGCATGGTCGGCAAGGTTGGTCGCCAGCAGCAGACCTGGGTGCGCCTTCCCGTCGGCTGGCGGGTGGTGGCGGCCCATGTGAGCGTCATTGCCGAGCCGATTGCGTAA
- a CDS encoding class I SAM-dependent methyltransferase, whose protein sequence is MSAETSKPMIWENLVCLNSDVEPSFEVLGPARDYHATDSRLGDWTALDYKAALERDTAPLPLTSDREGYYGPDHFSYWASGLADARYLLEAAAQLGVDPQYYLDMGCASGRVLRHMAHERQGMRALGCDINRLHVEWCNRYLPANCTVFQNHSIPSLPLPDNSVDIVSAYSVFTHIEALETAWLMELRRILRPGGVAWITVHSELTLQDMTTDWPLWNPTMSHPEAATKLDAQRNFVGDRMVLRWHSDRSYASNVFYKLDYLKKTWSRFFEIADVRRRFPTFQDVLILRKPA, encoded by the coding sequence ATGAGTGCAGAGACGTCCAAGCCGATGATCTGGGAAAACCTCGTCTGCCTGAACTCGGACGTGGAGCCCAGCTTCGAGGTCCTGGGTCCGGCGCGCGATTACCACGCCACCGATTCCCGGCTGGGGGACTGGACGGCGCTGGACTATAAGGCCGCGCTAGAGCGAGATACCGCACCGCTGCCGCTGACGAGTGACCGGGAAGGCTATTACGGACCCGACCATTTCAGCTATTGGGCGAGCGGCCTGGCCGATGCCCGCTACCTCCTTGAGGCCGCAGCCCAGCTTGGTGTCGATCCTCAGTACTACCTCGACATGGGCTGCGCGTCGGGCCGCGTCCTACGCCATATGGCCCACGAGCGGCAGGGCATGCGCGCCTTGGGATGCGACATCAACCGCCTGCACGTGGAATGGTGCAACCGCTACCTTCCCGCAAACTGCACGGTGTTTCAGAACCACTCGATCCCGTCTTTGCCGCTGCCGGACAATTCGGTCGACATCGTCTCGGCCTATAGTGTCTTCACCCACATCGAAGCGCTGGAAACCGCATGGCTGATGGAACTGCGCCGCATTCTGCGGCCCGGTGGCGTGGCCTGGATCACGGTGCACAGCGAGCTCACGCTGCAGGACATGACAACGGACTGGCCGCTCTGGAACCCGACCATGTCCCACCCGGAAGCCGCGACCAAACTCGATGCCCAGCGCAATTTTGTGGGCGACCGGATGGTCCTTCGCTGGCACTCGGATAGGTCTTACGCCTCCAATGTCTTCTACAAACTCGACTATCTCAAGAAGACCTGGTCCCGCTTCTTCGAAATCGCCGACGTACGACGTCGCTTCCCGACCTTCCAGGATGTGCTGATCCTCCGCAAGCCGGCGTAA
- a CDS encoding AtzG-like protein yields MSSKPELPPVPDAALAPLLDGAIAAFSLTVEPDWHKEALANLRFIADAAHLVLSYELGDEAEPAAVYHP; encoded by the coding sequence ATGTCATCCAAGCCGGAACTGCCGCCCGTTCCCGATGCGGCGCTCGCGCCTCTGCTCGATGGCGCGATTGCCGCCTTCAGCCTCACCGTGGAGCCGGACTGGCACAAGGAGGCGCTGGCCAATCTGCGCTTCATTGCCGACGCCGCCCATCTCGTCCTGTCTTATGAGCTTGGCGACGAGGCCGAGCCCGCCGCGGTCTATCACCCATGA
- a CDS encoding AtzE family amidohydrolase: MNAPSSVVAGYATAPASEIAAAVRSGAVSARAVVDAVLARIASVDPKVNAFTDVTADRARAAADALDARRAAGETLGPLAGVPFAVKNLFDIKGLPTRAGSLINRELSPADRDATLVEKLEAADAILLGGLNMGEYAYDFTGENVHDGPSRNPHDLGHMTGGSSGGSGAAVAAGLVPLTLGSDTNGSIRVPSSLCGIFGLKPTYGRLSRAHSFPFVSAFDHLGPFARSVEDLALAYDAMQGADAADPVQVERPVEPTTPALGQGIADLRIALAGGYFRQKGMPEAIAAVDHVAAALGVSRTVELPEAARARAAAYVITAAEGASLHAERLRTRPQDFDPAVRDRLIAGLAIPAAWVAGAQRFRRHFRARMLKLFEEVDVILAPATPCRAPKLGQATMVLDGVELAVRPNLGIYTQPISFIGLPVAAVPVWLDGGLPIGVQVIAPPWREDLALRVAYHLEQAGAARAPVAQV, translated from the coding sequence ATGAACGCCCCGTCCTCCGTCGTCGCCGGCTACGCCACGGCGCCCGCCTCCGAGATTGCCGCCGCTGTGCGCTCTGGAGCGGTGAGCGCGCGGGCGGTGGTCGATGCCGTGCTCGCCCGCATCGCCTCCGTTGATCCCAAGGTCAACGCATTCACCGACGTCACCGCCGACCGCGCCCGCGCGGCCGCCGATGCACTGGACGCCCGCCGCGCGGCGGGCGAGACGCTGGGACCGCTCGCCGGCGTGCCCTTCGCGGTGAAGAATCTGTTCGACATCAAGGGCTTGCCGACCCGCGCCGGCTCGCTGATCAACCGCGAGCTTTCCCCCGCCGACCGCGACGCGACGCTGGTGGAGAAGCTGGAGGCGGCGGATGCCATCCTCTTGGGCGGGCTGAACATGGGCGAATATGCCTATGATTTCACCGGCGAAAATGTCCACGACGGCCCCTCCCGCAATCCACATGACCTCGGCCACATGACCGGCGGCTCGTCCGGCGGCTCGGGCGCGGCGGTGGCGGCGGGGCTGGTGCCGCTGACGCTCGGCTCGGACACCAATGGCTCCATCCGCGTGCCGTCGTCCCTGTGCGGCATCTTCGGCCTGAAGCCCACCTATGGCCGCCTGTCGCGTGCCCATTCCTTCCCCTTTGTCTCGGCCTTTGACCATCTCGGCCCCTTCGCCCGTTCGGTGGAGGATCTGGCGCTGGCTTATGACGCGATGCAGGGGGCGGATGCCGCTGATCCCGTGCAGGTGGAGCGTCCGGTCGAGCCGACGACGCCCGCGTTGGGGCAGGGCATCGCGGACCTTAGGATTGCGTTGGCCGGCGGATATTTCCGCCAGAAGGGCATGCCGGAAGCCATTGCGGCGGTGGACCATGTGGCGGCGGCGCTCGGCGTCTCCCGCACGGTCGAGCTGCCCGAGGCCGCCCGCGCCCGCGCGGCGGCCTATGTCATCACCGCCGCCGAGGGGGCGAGCCTCCATGCGGAGAGGCTACGGACGAGGCCGCAGGATTTCGACCCGGCCGTGCGGGACCGTCTCATCGCTGGCCTTGCCATTCCGGCCGCGTGGGTCGCCGGCGCGCAGCGCTTCCGCCGACATTTCCGGGCGCGGATGCTGAAGCTGTTCGAGGAGGTGGACGTCATCCTTGCCCCCGCCACGCCCTGCCGCGCGCCGAAGCTGGGGCAGGCCACCATGGTGCTGGACGGCGTGGAACTGGCGGTGCGGCCGAACCTTGGCATTTACACGCAGCCCATCTCCTTCATCGGCCTGCCGGTGGCGGCGGTACCCGTGTGGCTCGATGGCGGCCTGCCCATCGGCGTGCAGGTCATCGCCCCGCCGTGGCGCGAGGATCTGGCGCTGCGCGTGGCGTATCATCTGGAACAGGCCGGCGCCGCGCGCGCGCCGGTGGCGCAGGTTTGA
- a CDS encoding dipeptide ABC transporter ATP-binding protein: MHGVIDPATLKQAPAEEARGPLLEVRDLTVEFATRRGLVRAVEKVNLTLAKGETLGIVGESGSGKSVTSYTVMRILDRAGRIAEGSITFSGIDVAHADERAMRDLRGREMSMIFQNPRAALNPIRTVGQQIGDVLLQHVQAEPRNVKEKVIDILNQVRIARPEERYHAYPFELSGGMCQRIVIALALACRPQLMIADEPTTGLDVTTQKAVMDLVTELTRARGMSTILITHDLGLAAAYCDTVMVMEKGKVVETAPAEQIFRNPQHAYTRKLMRATPRPGISLRDLLPAEELASSTAAPATPAAEAASSPGEPLLKVENLLKEYPRQGAPSTFLAKLTGKAPEPKDLIFRAVDGISFEVKKGESVGLVGESGCGKSTTSTIVMRLIDPTSGRITFDGQDIGAIPARCFAHHPLRRRIQMVFQDPTESLNPRYTASRAIADPLLRMGGMGGIGGGSALDDKVEELARMVGLPLDLLDRFPHQLSGGQKARVGIARAIALKPDLVILDEPTAALDVSVQAVVLNLLEELKQTLGMSYLFVSHDLHVVRLLCDRVIVMRQGRVVEEGTSQEVLEAPKDAYTRELIAAIPHPPV; this comes from the coding sequence ATGCACGGCGTCATCGATCCCGCCACCCTGAAGCAGGCCCCCGCCGAAGAGGCGCGCGGCCCCCTGCTGGAGGTCCGCGACCTCACCGTTGAATTCGCCACGCGCCGGGGTCTCGTGCGCGCGGTGGAAAAGGTGAACCTCACCCTCGCCAAGGGCGAGACCCTTGGCATCGTCGGCGAGAGCGGCTCGGGCAAGTCCGTCACCTCTTATACGGTGATGCGCATCCTCGACCGCGCCGGGCGCATCGCCGAGGGCTCGATCACCTTCTCCGGCATCGATGTCGCCCATGCGGATGAGCGCGCCATGCGCGATCTGCGCGGGCGCGAAATGTCCATGATCTTCCAGAATCCGCGCGCGGCGCTGAATCCCATCCGCACGGTGGGCCAGCAGATCGGCGACGTGCTGCTCCAGCACGTGCAGGCCGAGCCGCGCAACGTGAAGGAAAAGGTCATCGACATCCTCAACCAGGTGCGCATCGCCCGGCCGGAGGAGCGCTATCACGCCTATCCGTTCGAGCTGTCCGGCGGCATGTGCCAGCGCATCGTCATCGCGCTGGCGCTGGCGTGCCGGCCGCAGCTGATGATCGCCGACGAGCCGACCACGGGCCTCGACGTCACCACCCAGAAAGCGGTGATGGATCTCGTGACCGAGCTGACGCGGGCGCGCGGCATGTCCACCATCCTCATCACCCATGATCTGGGTCTTGCCGCCGCATATTGCGACACGGTGATGGTGATGGAGAAGGGCAAGGTGGTGGAGACCGCCCCCGCCGAGCAGATCTTCCGCAACCCGCAGCACGCCTACACCCGCAAACTCATGCGCGCGACGCCCCGGCCGGGGATCTCGCTGCGCGATCTGCTGCCGGCGGAGGAATTGGCGTCGTCCACCGCCGCGCCGGCCACGCCAGCGGCGGAAGCAGCCTCGTCGCCCGGTGAACCCTTGCTCAAAGTGGAGAACCTGCTGAAGGAATATCCCCGCCAGGGCGCCCCTTCCACGTTCCTCGCCAAGCTCACCGGCAAGGCCCCTGAGCCGAAGGACCTCATCTTCCGCGCCGTGGACGGCATCTCCTTCGAGGTGAAGAAGGGCGAGAGCGTCGGCCTCGTGGGTGAGAGCGGCTGCGGCAAGTCCACCACCTCCACCATCGTGATGCGGCTCATCGACCCGACCTCCGGTCGCATCACCTTCGACGGGCAGGACATCGGTGCCATTCCGGCCCGCTGCTTTGCGCACCATCCGCTGCGCCGGCGCATCCAGATGGTGTTCCAGGACCCCACCGAGAGCCTGAACCCGCGCTACACCGCCTCCCGCGCCATCGCCGACCCGCTGCTGCGCATGGGCGGAATGGGCGGCATCGGCGGCGGATCGGCGCTGGACGACAAGGTGGAGGAACTCGCCCGCATGGTGGGCCTGCCCCTCGATTTGCTGGACCGCTTCCCCCACCAGCTCTCCGGCGGCCAGAAGGCCCGCGTCGGCATCGCCCGCGCCATTGCCCTCAAGCCCGATCTCGTCATTCTCGATGAGCCGACGGCGGCGCTGGACGTGTCCGTGCAGGCGGTGGTGCTGAACCTATTGGAGGAGCTGAAGCAGACGCTCGGCATGAGCTATCTCTTCGTCTCTCACGATCTGCACGTGGTGCGCCTCCTGTGCGACCGCGTCATCGTCATGCGGCAGGGGCGCGTGGTGGAGGAGGGCACCTCGCAGGAGGTGCTGGAGGCGCCGAAAGACGCCTACACCCGCGAACTCATCGCCGCCATTCCCCATCCGCCCGTGTGA
- a CDS encoding class I SAM-dependent methyltransferase, whose amino-acid sequence MPSTFDFDAHPEFAEIWTRVQPFTMTSPERGFALWTAVNTVIDGNIPGSFVECGVWRGGSSMLIALTLLARGERHRELFLFDTFEGMTAPGSQDVDLHGLHANDLMAGSQGPDIAELVRAAAPRDAVYEAMKSTGYDMRLVRLVQGDVSETLPRVQTLRIALLRLDTDFYDSTLAELTHLYPRLAHRGILIIDDYGHWAGAKQAVEEYFANPETGYARPMLWSIDYTGRGAVKAEQKENVEIARYDYIPPGLTPPDLKPIFPDAVPQNPYAVQWPYLRPQVPHIWRSDSRNDTPYVTGNASVEEAACLYEIARQFAGKRGLEVGTHYGWTAAHILAAGLHLDCIDPELMRDERLRQVDASLAQVQTEGTYRLWGGYSPQMLEEVYSSRPEPWSFAFIDGLHDGTAPADDARGVLPFLAPDAVVMFHDMTSPHVEAGLAVYRDAGFSTRVINTMQILGVAWRGNVTIFNHIQDENIFPVWLPHLAKYLPSDTDLAT is encoded by the coding sequence ATGCCTTCGACGTTCGATTTCGACGCCCACCCGGAATTTGCGGAAATCTGGACCCGCGTTCAGCCCTTTACGATGACATCGCCCGAACGCGGCTTTGCGCTCTGGACCGCAGTCAATACCGTCATCGACGGCAACATTCCCGGAAGCTTCGTCGAATGCGGCGTGTGGCGTGGCGGTTCCTCCATGCTGATTGCGCTCACGCTTCTGGCCCGGGGCGAGCGGCATCGGGAACTGTTCCTGTTCGACACCTTTGAAGGTATGACCGCACCCGGATCCCAGGACGTGGATCTGCATGGCCTCCATGCGAACGATCTGATGGCCGGCTCGCAAGGTCCGGACATCGCCGAGCTGGTGCGCGCCGCGGCGCCGCGCGACGCCGTTTATGAAGCGATGAAGAGCACCGGCTATGACATGCGGCTGGTGCGGCTGGTCCAAGGCGACGTGTCGGAGACGCTTCCCCGCGTGCAGACGCTGCGGATCGCCTTGCTGCGGCTTGACACGGACTTTTATGACAGCACGCTGGCCGAGCTGACGCATCTGTACCCGCGTCTGGCGCACCGCGGCATTCTCATTATCGACGACTACGGCCACTGGGCCGGGGCGAAGCAGGCGGTCGAGGAATATTTCGCCAATCCGGAGACGGGCTATGCGCGGCCGATGCTCTGGAGCATCGACTATACGGGCCGGGGCGCGGTCAAAGCCGAGCAGAAGGAAAACGTCGAGATCGCCCGATACGACTATATCCCGCCCGGCCTCACCCCGCCCGACCTGAAGCCCATTTTCCCGGATGCAGTCCCCCAGAACCCCTATGCGGTGCAGTGGCCGTATCTGAGGCCACAAGTTCCCCATATCTGGCGTTCGGACAGCCGAAACGACACCCCCTATGTCACCGGGAATGCCTCGGTGGAAGAGGCGGCCTGCCTTTATGAGATCGCCCGCCAGTTCGCCGGAAAGCGCGGACTGGAAGTCGGCACCCATTACGGCTGGACGGCTGCCCACATTCTGGCCGCCGGTCTCCATCTCGACTGCATCGACCCGGAGCTCATGCGGGACGAACGGCTGCGTCAGGTCGATGCGTCACTGGCTCAGGTCCAGACCGAAGGCACCTACCGGCTCTGGGGCGGCTACTCGCCGCAGATGCTCGAGGAGGTTTACTCCAGCCGGCCGGAGCCCTGGTCGTTCGCCTTCATCGACGGCCTGCACGATGGCACCGCCCCCGCCGATGACGCACGCGGCGTGCTGCCTTTCCTGGCGCCGGATGCCGTGGTGATGTTCCACGACATGACCTCGCCCCATGTGGAGGCGGGCCTCGCCGTGTACCGCGACGCGGGCTTTTCCACCCGCGTGATAAACACCATGCAGATTCTCGGCGTTGCCTGGCGCGGCAATGTCACGATCTTCAACCATATTCAGGACGAGAACATCTTCCCCGTCTGGTTGCCGCACCTCGCCAAGTACCTGCCATCCGACACGGATCTCGCCACCTAG
- a CDS encoding GntR family transcriptional regulator, producing MSGPLPEAVTAPPAQRPRRRRTASRAVTRTEELRLQIADDIVRGRIPPGTALEEMEVAKRYGVSRTPVREVIRDLAASGLVETRPHRSALVAKPSLDRLRGMFDVMAELEALCAGLCAVHMTKAERGQLEAIHAELADLTRRGDEANYTFLNDRFHTFLYGGAHNAYLAEITLATRARLQPFRRAQFRNLGRLALSYAEHDTVVQAILRGDKAEAASAMRSHILTVEVAYERYAEGV from the coding sequence ATGTCCGGTCCCCTGCCAGAGGCTGTCACGGCCCCTCCCGCTCAACGCCCCCGCCGGCGCCGCACCGCCAGCCGGGCGGTAACGCGCACGGAGGAACTGCGTCTCCAGATCGCGGATGACATCGTGCGCGGCCGGATTCCGCCGGGCACCGCGCTGGAGGAGATGGAGGTCGCCAAGCGCTATGGCGTCTCGCGCACGCCGGTGCGTGAGGTGATCCGGGATCTCGCCGCCTCAGGCCTCGTGGAGACACGCCCGCACCGTAGCGCGCTGGTGGCCAAGCCCTCGCTCGATCGCCTGCGCGGCATGTTCGACGTGATGGCGGAACTGGAGGCCCTGTGCGCCGGCCTCTGCGCCGTGCATATGACCAAGGCCGAGCGGGGGCAGCTGGAAGCGATCCACGCGGAACTGGCTGACCTGACCCGGCGGGGCGACGAGGCCAACTACACCTTCCTCAACGACCGTTTCCACACCTTCCTCTATGGGGGTGCGCACAACGCCTATCTGGCGGAGATCACCCTCGCCACCCGCGCCCGCCTTCAGCCCTTCCGCCGCGCCCAGTTCCGCAACCTCGGCCGCCTTGCGCTCTCTTATGCGGAGCATGACACCGTCGTGCAGGCGATCCTGCGAGGTGACAAGGCAGAAGCGGCCAGCGCCATGCGCAGCCACATCCTGACCGTGGAAGTCGCCTACGAGCGCTATGCGGAAGGGGTGTGA